The following nucleotide sequence is from Candidatus Rokuibacteriota bacterium.
GCGGCGCCAACCGTTCGGCGAGCTCCCGGCCGCTCATCTGCGGCATGACGGCATCCGTCACCATGAGCTGGATCGGGCCGGCATGCCGCTCGCAGGTGAGCAGCGCCTCCCCGCCGTGCTGCGTGTCCAACACCGTGTAACCGTCGGCCCGAAGGATGTCCCGCGCCAGCTCTCGGACTCCCTCCTCATCTTCCACAAGGAGGATCGTTTCCGTCCCGTGGGGTACCTGGGCGAGCGCTGCCTTCGGCCTCGCCGGCGCGGAAGCCTCATCAACCCGCGGCAGATAGATTCTGAACGTCGTCCCCCGCCCCGGCTCCGTGTCGACCTCGATGTAGCCCTCGCTCTGCTTGACGATCCCGTAGACGGTGGCCAGCCCGAGCCCTGTCCCTTTGCCCGGTCCTTTGGTCGTGAAGAAGGGCTCGAAGATGTGAGCCTGAACCTCCGAGGGCATCCCGACCCCGGTGTCGCCCACGGCCAGCATCATGTGTGGGCCCGGGCTGGCCCCGGGGTGTCGCCGCACATACGCGGCGTCCAGGTCGACACGGGTGGTCTCAATGCTGAGCCGGCCGCCCTGGGGCATGGCGTCCCGGGCGTTCACGACCAAGTTCATTATGACCTGCTCGATTTGGCTCGGGTCGGCTCGCACGTGTCCCAGCGCCGGGTCCAGCGTCGTGACCAGGCTGATGTCTTCGCCGATCAGCCGCCCAAGCATCTGCTCCAGGTTGGCAATAACCCCATTGAGGTCGAGCGAGGTCGGCTGGAGGACCTGCTTACGACTGAACGCCAGGAGCTGGCGCGTCAGGTCGGCGGCCCGGCCCGCGGTCTTCTGGATCAGCTCGCTCCCCTGGCGGAGGGGATCTCCGGGCTTCAGGGAACCCAGCAGCAGCTCGGTGCGACCCATGATCACCGTGAGCAGATTGTTGAAGTCGTGAGCGATGCCGCCAGCGAGCTGCCCCACGGCTTCCATTTTTTGGGCCTGCGTCAGCTGCCCCTGCGTCTGGGCGAGCTCTTCGTAGGCCCGGCGGGTCTCCTGTAGTAGCCGGCTATTCTCCAGCGCGACGGCTGCCTGGGAGGCGAACGCCGTCGCCGCGGTCAGGTCCTCCGGGGAAAACCCTCCGACCTGCCGGGTCTGGATGCTCAGGACCCCGACCACGCGCGCTCCAACCTTGACGGGCACCCCGAGATACGCCCGGAAGCCGAGGCGGCGCCACGCCTCCCGGTGCGCCGGGAGCAGCCGGGGATCGTTCACCTGATCCGACACCATGAGGGGCTCACCCGTGACGGCCACGATCCCGCTCAGGCTCTCGCCGACCTTCAAGCGCGGGCTCAGTAGGGCCTTGTTCCACTGACCCCACGTCCCCACGACCACGAGATCATCGCCCTCCAGGAGCCGGAACCCGGCCGAATCCGTGCCGAGTAAGGCGCCGCACGCCTCGGCAATGCGTCCGAGCAGCGAGTCCAGGGGCTGCATCCTGGACAGCTCGCAGCTCAGCGCAAGCAGAGTCTCAAGCCGACTCTGGCGAGCCCGCAGCTCCTGGAGGAGCTTGGCATGTTCGATGGCGATGGCCGCCTGGTTCCCAAATGACGTGAGACTCTGGAGCTCGGCCGTGCTGAAGCGATGATGGTGACGGGTCAGGAGCGAGAGCACCCCGACCAGTCGGTCCCGCACCGGGAGGGGGATGCAGAGGAGAGACACGTAGCCCTCCTCTCGCATCCACTCGGCGTTGACCGTCCGAGAATCTGTCAGTACGTCTTCCACGACGAGCGTCTCTCGGGTGCGCGCGACGTACCCGGTCAGCCCTTCACCAACCGCAAACTCCGTCTTCCGCCCCGAGCCAGGCGCCCCCTGGGTCCCCGCCTCGGACCGAAGGACGAGGCGATCCCCCTCCAGGACCCAGATCCGCGATGCGGCACCGGGCAGGAGATCCGTCGCCGCTCCCGCCACACGTTCCAGCACCTCCGGGAGCTCCAGTGAAGCCGTGACGACCTGCGCCAGCCGGGCGAGGTCCTCCGCGTGACGCTGCCGCCGCGTCGCCTCCGCATAGAGTCGGGCGTTCTCCAGCGCGACCGCGGCCTGGTCCGCAAACGTCTGGACAAGTTGGATCTCTTCGGCAGTGAAGGCCCGCCCGGCGCGGTCCCTCACCGAGAGGGCGCCACGCACCCCGTCCTGCACGAGCAGGGGTACGGCAAGGACGGCTCGGTAGGGCCCCCGCTCGATTCGAGCCCGTACCTCCGGCGGCAAGACAATGCGCGGATCGGTCAAGATATCGGCCGTCGCCACGGGCTGCCGGTCCCGTAGGGCCAGGGCCGCCAGGCCGGTCCCCTGGGGGAACACCATGTTCGGCCCGAACGTGGGTCCGTCGTCACCTGACACGGCCACCGCCACCAGGTCGCCCGACTCTGGCTCCACCCGGAAGAGGGCGGAGTACTGGACGCCGACCAAGCTCCGCAGGCTGTCGGCAATCCATTGACCGCACTGTTCGGGGTCGAGCGATCGGGCGATGCGCCGACCGGTCTCCGCCAGGCTCTCTGCGACCCGCCGGCGACGCTCGCTCTCCTCGAAGAGACGCGCATTGGTGAGGGCGACCGCCGCTTGGCCGGCCAGCAGCGCCATGAGCTCTTTCTCTTCGGGTGAGAAGACGCGAGGGCTTGTGTAGAGAAGGGACAGCACCCCCGCCCCCTGACCGCTGGTCATCAGCGGGATGACCGCGCAGCCGTGGAGCCCCAGCGTCACGCTAAGGCGTCGGTTGAGAAAGCGCGGGTCCTCCTGGGCGTCTCTCACGTATTCGGCTCGGCCCGACTCGAAGACGCAGCCCGCCACACCCTTCCCGTAGGGGATAGCTTCGAATTCGACCAACGGCTCCTCTCCCGGAGCCAGACCAGAGGTGGCCTGCGGCCGGAGGACCCCTTCGGTCGGATCGTCGACACACACCTGCGCGACCCGGGCGCCCAGAAGGACGGTCGCGGCCTTCGTGATCTCCTGGAACACGTGCCGCACGTCCCGGGCCGAGAGGATGAGATCGCTCAGGGCGCTCAGCGCAGTCAGCTTCTCGGCCCGCTCCTCGAGGCGCGTGTAGAGACGGGTGTTCTCGATCGCGAGGGAGACCTGACCGGCCAGCGTGGTCGCCAGCCGCGTCTGCTCCGGGGTGAAGGGACGGGCGGCGCGCCAATAGTCGAGGAGGCAGGCCCCGACGACTTGGTCCTTGCGGAAGATCGGCAGGACCAGGAGGGATCCGATCTCGAACAGGGTCGCCCAGCCCGCCGGCAGCAGGGGACTGGTGGTGGGATCATCGATCTCGATCGGGCCTCGCCGTTCCATGATCTCGTCGAAGAACGGGAGGTCTTCGAGCCTCAGCGAGCCGAGATCCTTGAAGGCGGTCCACATCCGCTCGTTCGACTGGCCCGTCGCGAACTGCGACGTGACGGGCAGGATCACTCCCGTCGTCTCATCCAGGAGAAGGAACGCGCACCGGTCGACACCACAAGCCTCGGCGAGCTTTCGAGTGGCAATCGCCACCTGCTCTTTCGGGTCGGCGACAGACTCAAAAACTGTCGCCATGTCGAGTTGTAGCCTGAGTTGACGGGCCGCCTTGACTTGGCCCTGGAGGAGCGTCCAGAAGAACCGGAGGCTCCCGGCCCCAATCACCTCGACTGCTGGTGGCCTCGCCTGGAGAAGCTCCTCGAGGATGGCGCGTTGCCCCGTCACCTCGAGCACGACGTCTACGGCATGGGCGAAGACGTTCAGGTGGTGAGCGGCCGTCGGGATGCCGAGCACCCGGGCACGCTCGAGCGCCGGGGCATCCTGTCGAGGATCTACCACGACGACCACTCGGCCCTCCGGCCAATCCAGGAGGAGATCCAGCAGGGCGGCCCCTCCCCGTCCCCCGCCGACCAGGCCGACCCTCAGGCCCCCGGCAGACTGCCCCGAAGCGATAGTCACCACTGCCGGTCCCCTACGCGGGCCGCTCCGGCAGTGGTCGGCGCGAAACGGTCCTGCGGAAAAGAGTCATCATCGCTCGCGGAGAGCTCGCTGGACGAGTCGCTGGAGGTCTTCGAGGCGGAAAGGCTTGCTGAGCACCGGAGCATGGGTCGCCTCAAGAAAGCTCGCGTACTCCAGCGGCTCCGTTGTCCCGCTCACGAATACGAGCCGGCCCAGTAATGTCGGTTGTCCTCTCTCGAGCTCGCGATAGAGACCCACGCCGTCGAGCTCCGGCATCCGGAGATCACTCACGATGAGGTCGTACGAGCGGACGGCGATCTTCTCCAGCGCCTCACGGCCATTCCCGGCCATATCGACCTCGTGCCCCTCCATCGCCAGCACATCGGCCATGAGCCCAGCGACCAGGGGCTCGTCATCAACCACGAGAATCAGGGCGCGGCGGGTTTCAGCAGTGGACATATGATGGACAGGCAGTCGCCAGCCTCCTCTGAACAGGGAGACGCAAGCGGCGGGCCATTCTCGAGGAGTAGAAGAATCAGGTGCTTGCGGCGCTCTGCGCCCAGCCTCGTTCCCGAAAACGGCCACTCGTGCCCACAAATCGGCAACCGACATGCGTCAGGCCCAAAGCCGCCGAGGGTAGGCGGGTGGGCGCAGCGGCTCTCCCCGACTTCAGCCGGAATTCCCGATATGGACCCATTTTCTATTCCTCCCTCTTACGCTGCTGAGTGAGCCGCGCGCCCTCCAACCAGGCATTTCGCCCATTCAGAATAGATGACAGGGGGGTTCTCGAGCTTCCGACGGGCCCGGCATCCCGCCGGAGCACCTGCCCCGCATCTTCAACCCGTTCTTCACCACCAAGCAGCCGGGCGACGGGCGCGGCCTCGGCCTGTCCGTGGCGCACAGCATCGTCACCGAGCACGACGGCCGCATCTGGGCCGAGAACATCCCGGAGGGCGGCGCGGTCTTCACCATCGACCTGCCGATCGGCGAGCCCGAGCCGGCCCGCGAGCCCCTCCGCTTCGAATCCCGCCGCCTCTAACAGCAGCCTGCTAGCCGGTCCCCCTCGACAAGACAGCGCCCGGGCGGTAGAGTGACAGCCCGTTGCCGCAGCGCGAACCCTCTCACCCCCGGAGGCCCGGATGAGCACAGTCAAAGACGCCATCTCTCAGGCGGTGGATCGCCTCGCTGACGAGCTGGAGACGCTGTCGAAGAAGATCCACGACAACCCGGAGCTCGCGTACCAGGAAGTCAAGGCCTGCGCCTGGCTCTCGGAGTTCCTCGGCAAGCAGGGCTTCAAGGTCGAGCAGGGCGTGGGCGGCGTGGAGACGGCCTTCCGCGCCACGATCGAGACCGGCGAGGGGCCGACCGTCGCGATCCTCTGCGAGTACAACGCGCTCCCCGGCATCGGGCACGCCTGCGGCCACAACATCATCGCGACCTCCGGCGCGGGCGCCGGCGCGGCGCTCGCGGCCGTCAAGGGCCAGCTGCCCAAGGGGCGCGTCCAGGTGATCGGGACTCCGGCGGAGGAGGGCGGCGGCGGCAAGATCAAGCTCATCAAGGCGGGCGTGTTCAAGGACGTGGACGCCGCCATGATGATCCACGGCTTCGACCGCACGCTGTTGCACCAGGACCTGCTCGGCATCGCGCGCGCAACCTTGGAGTTCACCGGCAAGGCCTCGCACGCCTCGGCCGACCCGTGGGAGGGCGTCAACGCGCTGGACGCCTGCGTTCAGACGTACAACGCCGTCTCCATGCTGCGCCAGCAGGTGCGCCCCGACTGCCGGATCCACGGCATCATCACGAGCGGTGGCGCGGCGGCCAACATCATCCCCGAGTACGCGTCGGCGGTTTTCTACGTCCGCGCTCCAAGCATCGACACGATGTGGGACCTCTATCGGCGAGTCATCGCCTGCGCCGAGGGGGCGGCCAAGGCTTCCGGCTGCGAGCTCCAGGTGACCCAGCACGACAGCGTCTACGAGCCGATGAAGTCGAGCCGCGTCCTCCTCGACCTCTTCAAGGCCAACATGACATCCGTCGGCCTCAAGGAGGGCGAGCCGATCCCCGACCGGAAGGGCTCCTCCGACGTCGGCAACGTCAGCCAGGTGCTGCCGACCATCCAGCCGATGATCGGCATCGCACCCGAGGGCATGGCCATCCACACGCGCGACTTCGCCGACGCGGCCGTCAAGCCGCTGGCAAGACAGGGCATGGTCGCCGCCGCCAAAACCATGGCCATGACAACCTTCGATCTTCTCGCCGAGCCCGCGCGGATCACGGCCGCCAAGAAGGAATTCACCCATGGCAGCTGAGGCGCTCGACCAGGCGAAGACCAAGGTCGCGGAGGCGGTGGACCGCCTGGCCGACGACCTCGAAAAGATCTCCCACCAGATCCACGGCAACCCGGAGCTCTGCTTCAAGGAGGAAAAGGCGGCAGGGTGGCTCAGCGACTTCCTCGAGAAGCAGGGCGCCCGCGTCGAGCGCGGTGTCGGCGGGCTGCCGACGGCCTTCCGCGCGAGCATCGAGGGTAGCGGGCCGGGGCCGACAGTGGCCATCATGGCGGAGTACGACGCCCTGCCCAATATTGGGCATGCCTGCGGGCACAACGTGATCGCCACCGCGGGCACCGGCGCGGGCGCCGCCATCGCTCTAGCCCTGGGCAAGGTGCCGTTCGCGGGACGCATCCAGGTGATCGGGACGCCGGCCGAGGAGGGCGGCGCGGGCAAGGTCAGGCTCATGGAGGCGGGAGTCTTCAAGGACGTGGACGCCGCCATGATGATCCACGGACGCTGCGGCACGCAGGTGTGGCGGCCGAGCCTCGGCATCATCAAGGTCAAGTGCGAGTTCTTCGGCAAGGCCTCGCACGCCTCGTCCTGGCCCTGGCGCGGAGTCAACGCGCTCAACGCCATGATCCAGCTCTTCGTCTCACTCGACCTGATGCGCCAGCAGATCAAACCGGACGCGCGCGTGCACGGCATCATCACCAAGGGCGGCGACCAGGCCAATATCATCCCCGAGCACACGTCGGCGGAGTTCTACCTGCGAGCCCCCAGCAAGGACTACTGCAAGGAGCTGCTGCGGCGCTTCGAGGGGTGCGCCCAGGGCGCGGCAACCGCGACGGGCTGCACGACCAAGGTCACGGCGGACGCGACCATCCACGACCCGCTGAAGGCGAACTTCACGATGGCGGAGCTGTTCGGCAAGAACCTCGAGCGGATCGACTTCCCCGTCGATCCCGACGACGGCGAGGCGGGCTACGGCTCGACGGACTGCGGCAACGTCAGCCAGGCCATCCCGACCATCCACCCGTACATCCGCATCTCGCCCGACGGCATTCCGGGGCACTCACGCGAGTTCGCCGAGTGGGCGAAGTCGCCGCTGGCGCGCACCGGCATGGTCGCAGGCGCGAAAGCGCTCGCGCTGACCGCGCTCGACCTCCTGGCCAACCCCGCGGAGCTCAAGAAAGCCAAAGACGAGTTCGCCGGGACGAAGACCTGAGGCCCCGAAAGCCTGCTGCGCGCCGGCCGGGGGCGCAGGCCGGCGAGAAGGGTCCAGATGCGAGGCGGCGCCCGAAGGCCGCAGGTGAGGCGTAGTCTCTCTACGTTGAACCTGCGGCCGAGGGCGCCCCAACAGTCTTCTTGTTAAATGAAGCAGCTGGGCCCCTTATCGGCGGCCGGCTAGGCCTCGCGCACGGCGCGTAGGACCTTGCGCGCCTGGCCTAGGTGGTCCATGACGTGGAGCCTGAAGATGACGGCGTAGGCTTTCCAGTCGAGCTCTTCGATCCAGTGCAGCGGCGTCTCGTGACCGTCAGGCTCCTTCACGTTGATGACCATCACGACCGGCGCGCGCGCGTCGTAGAGTCTGTCGGGCGCCGCGACGAGGGCCGCCACGACCTCCGCCTGGAGCTTCTTGAGCTCGCCCAAGAGCTCCGCCCACGGGCGAGCCAGCGGGTCGCGAGACTGAAGCCCCGCCGGGATGGGCTCACCCGGGGGCCGCCTCCCCGCGAGCAGATCGTGGAGCTCCTCGAGGCTCGGCCGATGTGTCTCCACGAGGTGATCCGCCACCTCCTGAATGCTCCACTCGCCCGGAAGCGCCCGCACGCGCGCCTCGGCCTCCGTCACTCCGTCCAGGAACCCTTCGAGGGCGGCGAAACCGGCCGCGACACGCTCGTGGATCTGGGCAGCCGCGAGACGGGTGCCCTTGTCGCGTAGGTACTCTATCGCCTTGACCTGCTCGGGCCTCATAGAGGCGGAGCCTACTACAGCCCGGCGGACCCGCCCGGGCCTATCCCGGCCTTCACCCGCGCCTGACTGCCAAGCCACGCCACCAGACGCCATTTTCTGTCGCCGAAAACTGGCAGTCCAGGCTCCTCCCTGCCCGATCCATCCGCTGGGCATCTATTATTTCACTTACTTACACGCTGTCTGGAGCTGAGCCCGGATGGTACACGAGGTGCATACCGTTTAAACGGTCGCGCGAGGGGGCCCTGAGAGCCCAGTCAAACCCGCACTTTGAAGCCCGGAACGGAGCTAACGATGAGATTGATCCAGCGGGGTTGGCAGGCGGCAGGGGTCCTGGCTCTGGCCCTCCTCGTCAGCCCCACGGCGATGGTGCAGGCCGCCTCCCCCGAGGGAGCAGGCGTGGCAACGGCGGTCAGCGGCGAAGTGACGGTCTCCCACGCGGTTTCGCCGGCGCCGCAGGCGCTCCACTTCAAGGACGAGGTCCTTTACCGGGACCGCATCAGCACGGCCGCCCGCTCGCTGGCGCGGCTGCTGCTCGGCAAGAAGGCCCTCGTCACGGTGCGCGAGCTCTCGGAGCTCCAGCTGATCGACCTGGCCGGGACCTCCACGGTGCACCTCGTGTTGGGCAAGATCGCCATCGGCGTCGCCCGCCAGCGCATGCGCCCCGGTGAGACCGTCGAGATCCGGACGCAGAACGCCGTGGCCGCCATCCGCGGCACCGTCGTCGTCGCCGAGAGGCTCACCCCTCCCGGCGGCTCCGACCCCGTCACGCGCCTGCACGTCCTGTCCGGCTACATCGACGTCACCACGCCGGGCAACCCCGGCGCGCCTCCGCTGAGGCTGGTCGCGCCCTCGAGCCTCACGGTCACCGGCAACACCATGGATCGGCCGGTGCCGCTCAACGCCGCGGCGCGGGCGGCGCTCCTGAGCGATCTCCAGCCCACGCAGCCGCTACCGACGAGGGTGCTGGGGAGTCTCGTGCGCGGCGAGCAGGCGAGGGCTGCCGGGCTGGCGCGCATCATCACCGGAGACCGGAACGGGGGCGGCGAGCGTGTGGACGTTCAGGGTCCGCCCGTGGACGTGCAGGCGCCGACCACACCGGTCACGCCACCCACACCGAGCACGCCGAGCGCCGGCCCGTCCTCCTCTCCGCCCTTTATTTTCAACAACCAAAGCCCCGAACTTACGGGCGATCTGTACACGGTTCGGGGCGGCTCGCCGCAGAACATCTTCACCGACTTCCTGGAGGCGACCAATAGCACGGTCACCGTCGGCGGCAGCCCGCAGCTCTCCCCAACGGCCAACGGGTTCGTGGCTCAGAATCACGGGACGGTCGGCCTCGACGGCGGGCTCGTGGACGCGGCAAACCCCCAGATCACCTCCTCGGCCGACTTCGTCCTCGGCGCGGGCAAGGGCCAGTTCATCGTGACGGGCCCGGCGGCCCCCCTGGTCTCACTGACAGGCGGGACGGAGGAGCCGATCCAGCACAGCGGCGGCTTCCTCGACCTGAATGCGGCCGCGGTCACGACGGCGCGCGCCGTCCGGGTGGACGTGGCCCTGCTCGAGGCGAGCGCGCCGCTGCTGAACCTGTCCGGGGCCAGCGGATCGCAGCTGACCACGAGCGGGAACGCCATCGACCTGACGTCGAAGGCGAAGGTCACCAATACCGCCGCCTTCGTGACTGACCTGCCTGGGGATTTCCGAACCAAGGGAAGCTCGAGAGAATGGCGCCCTCCGGGACGGCGAGGGAGTCGTGCGAAAGGGGCGGTTTACCGAAAAGCAGATGGTCGCGATTCTGAGGGAAGCCGATCAACGGCCCGTGGCAGAGGTCGCGAAGAAGCACGGCGTCGGTGAACAAACGCCGTATGCCTGGCGGAAGCGCTTCGGGGCGCTCGAGGCCGTGGACGTCCGGCGGCTGCGGGAACTAGCCGCCGGCGCGCCTCCGCTCGGCGACGCGCTCGGACGCCAGGCGCCCTTCTTCGGCGTCCGAGAGATCGGCGAAGGACATGGCCGTCGCGATGGCGCGGTGGCCGGCCTGCTCGGCGATGAGCCGGTGCATGGCCTGGCAGATCCGCCTGTACGCCGGGTGACCCTGGGGCGTCGTCCGCAGCTCGATCACGTGTATGGCTTCGCGCGCGTTGAGCTCCATGTAGAAGCGCACGCGGTACGCCATGGCCACGGCATACGGCGCCACCTCCGGGAGGCCCGCGGCCACGAGCGCCTCATAGAGCCCCGCCCCGTCGTCCATGACCCGCCGCCAGTCCGGGAGCGCCCCGACTGTCTCGATCTCCTCGGAGACGACCCAGCCGTGGCGCGTGGACAGGGGCTGCCACTCCAGAGTGAGCAGGCGGTGGCGCTGGAGATCGCGGAAGGCGCCGTAGTCGCCGAGCACGTCGAAGCGGTACGCAGTGCGCTCGAAGGCGCGGCCCGGCTTGTGCCGCCGGTTGGCGCGCGCGCCCACGTAGGCCTCCAGCACCTGGCGCCGCTCCTCAGCCCCGAGCTTGCGCGCCACCGCCAGCAGCTGGTCGTCGGGAAGCCGCGCGGAAGAGTACAGCGCCGCCGCCACGACCTTCACCTCGCCGTCCGGGTCGAAATCCGTCAGCGTCACCTCGTCGCGCGGCTCGGGCTCGAGCCCGGCAAGAAGTCGCCCGGCAACGTCGGCCGTCTCCCGCCGCGCCGCCTCGAGGTAGCGGCTCCAGGCCCCGCCCCGCTCGGGCCGGTCCACCCGCGTGAGGAAGGCCGGGATGACCTTGCGGAGCTCCCCCAGCATGAGCGAAGCATAGTCGCGCACCTCAGCCAGCGGGTGGGTGCGCATGCGGAGCAGCAGCGCCTCGTAGCCCTGCCCCGTGCCGAAGATGCCCACGCTCGAGCGCGTGGCCGCCGGCAGTAGGCCGCGCAGGCTGTCGAGCGCCTTGGCGCGGATGGTCGCGCGCCAGGCGACGTCGCTGTCTCCGGCGGGCTTCGGGAAGCGCGCCGTCCAGTGCTCGCGCATCGGCTCGATCCAGCGCGCGTACGTCTCGAACGCCCGGTCGAGCGTCTCGACGTAGCGCTGCCGCAGCGGGTGGCCGTCGAGCTCGGCCGGGACGTGGTACTTCCAGCGCCCGCCCGGCCTGTCCGTATAGGGGATGTAGCGCGTGGACTGCTCGAGGTAGGCCATGAGCCGGCCCCACTCGAGCACCTTGGTCAGGATGTTCGACGCGCCCTCGCAGGCCAGGTGCACGCCGCCCAGCTGCGCCACCGAGTCGTCGCCGTACTCGGAGAAGACCCGCTCGTAGAGCTGCTCGGCCCGGGCCGTCCCGACGGTTCGCGCAGCAGCGCCGGCGGGTGATTGTTCGACGAACTCGTCGAGGAAGAGGCGGCGGAGCGACTTGGCCGAGCGGGAGTAGCGAGCGAAGAGCGCGCCCTTGACGACCTCGGGCAGGTTGACAAGGGCGAAGACCGGCCCGTCGAGATTGGTGAAGTAGGGCGCGAGCGCGGCCCGCTCCTCGGGGCTGAACGTCTCCACGGCGTTATCCTAGCACGCGCCCCACCCGGGAGCGCGCCTTGGCAGGCCGCTGAAGAACCCGCAGGCGGCTCAAAAAGGACCCGATGCGAGGCGACGCCCCGCTGCTCGAGGTGAGCGACGGCCTGTGCCGTCGCGAGACGAGGGCTGAGTTGATTCCGCACGCGAGGCGTACTTTCTGTACGTTGAGCGTGCGACCGAGGGCGTCAACGAAGCAGATGGGCCTTTTTCAGCCGCCTGCTAGCGCGCCAAATACGTGTCGCCGCCGGTGAACATGTCCTCACGCGGAGGCGCGAAGACGTCGATGACTTCCGTATCCTCCGGGAAGTAGGCCTCGTGCGGCGTGTTGCCGGGGATGACACCGAGGTCACCGGCGACACACGTGCGCTTCTCCCCCGCCAGGGTGAACTCCATCTTCCCCGAGAGCATCCAGAAGAGCTGCTCGTGCGGGTGCTGGTGCATGGCGGCGCGGGCGCCCGCCTTCATCTTCCAGAAGACCACCATCTCCTTCTCGCCCACGAGGATCTTGCGGCTGATCTTGTCGCCGATCTTCTCCTCGGGCAGGGTCTTGAGGCTGGCATACCCCTTCATGACGGGAATCGGCATACGCGTGTGCCTCCTGGCATTTCTGACGTCGGGTGCCACGAGGCTAGCGGCAGCGTCCGGGCAAGTCAAGCCTCGTTGACCCCGTCGAACGGCGCGTGTGATAATCCGTCCATGCGTCCGGCCCTCGTGGCGGTTACGCTTCTCGTGGCGACGCTCTCGACCGGCTGCATCTCGAGCAAGTTCGGCCGCGAGTTCCCGTCGCCGGAGCCCCGCGCGATCACCGCGGGCAAGACCAACAAGGCCGAGATCCAGCGCCTCTTCGGCGAGCCCTACCAGGTCGGCATCGACAGCGGCGACGCGACGTGGCGCTGGTTCTTCGGCCAGCGCAGCTGGAGCACGGAGCAGACCAAGGACCTCTCCGTGCGCTGGAACAGAGACGGCACCGTCAAATCCTACGCCTTCACATCCAACTTCCCCGACGACATGACACGGCTCAAGTAGAAAGGACACCCCATGCCCAACATCACCGTCCAGTGGTATGCCGGTCGCACCCCGCAGCAGAAGCGCGAAATCACCGCCGCCATCACCGAGGCCATGGTCAAGATCGGCAAGACCACGCCCGACCAGGTGCACATCGTCTTCCAGGACATCGAGAAGTCGAACTGGGGTGTGAACGGGAAACTGGCGAGCGACTAGTGGCCAAGCTGAAGGTCGGCTTCATCCCCATCGAGGGCGGCCACTACTTCAAGGAGGCCCTCGAGGAGGTCGTCCGCGGCGAAGACCTCGGGTTCCACTCCGTCTGGATGGAGGAGCACCACTCGGTCGTAAACCACTACTGGCCCTCCCCGTTGCCGGTGCTGGCCGGCTTCGCCACCCGCACCTCGCGGGTCCTGCTCGGCACGGACATCCTGGTGGCGCCCTTCTACCACCCCGTGCGGCTGGCCGAGGACGCGGCGCTGATCGACGTCATGTCGGGCGGCCGCTTCGTGCTGGGCGCGGCCATCGGCTACAAGCCCGACGAATTCGCGCTGTACGGCGCCGAACTCGAGAAGCGCGGCGCGCGCTTCGAGGAGCAGCTCCAGATCATCAAGGGTCTGTGGACCCAGGACGGGATCGCCTTCAAGGGCCGGTACTACCAGGTCGAGGGCAAGCTCGAGCCGAAACCCGTCTCGAAGCCCCACCCGCCGATCTGGATCGGAGGCTGGGGCGACATCACCCTCAAGCGCGCGGCCACGCTCGCCGACAACTGGATCCCGGGACCGACCGCCGACCTGCCACGCCTTCTCAACGGCAAGCGGCTGTTTCGCGACAACCGCGCGGCGGCCGGCCTCACGGCGCCGATCACGGAGTGGCCGCTGACCCGCGACGTCATCATCGCCGACACCGACAAAGAGGCGCGCCAGCTGGCGGACCGGCACATCATGGTCTCGTACCGCAAGGAGTACGCCGGCGGCTGGAAGCATCCCTTCATCGACGCCTCGATCGCGACCGATCTCGACGGGCTCATGAAGGATCGCTTTCTCATCGGCGGGCCGGACCAGGTGCGGAAGGCGCTCG
It contains:
- a CDS encoding GAF domain-containing protein, with translation MVVVVDPRQDAPALERARVLGIPTAAHHLNVFAHAVDVVLEVTGQRAILEELLQARPPAVEVIGAGSLRFFWTLLQGQVKAARQLRLQLDMATVFESVADPKEQVAIATRKLAEACGVDRCAFLLLDETTGVILPVTSQFATGQSNERMWTAFKDLGSLRLEDLPFFDEIMERRGPIEIDDPTTSPLLPAGWATLFEIGSLLVLPIFRKDQVVGACLLDYWRAARPFTPEQTRLATTLAGQVSLAIENTRLYTRLEERAEKLTALSALSDLILSARDVRHVFQEITKAATVLLGARVAQVCVDDPTEGVLRPQATSGLAPGEEPLVEFEAIPYGKGVAGCVFESGRAEYVRDAQEDPRFLNRRLSVTLGLHGCAVIPLMTSGQGAGVLSLLYTSPRVFSPEEKELMALLAGQAAVALTNARLFEESERRRRVAESLAETGRRIARSLDPEQCGQWIADSLRSLVGVQYSALFRVEPESGDLVAVAVSGDDGPTFGPNMVFPQGTGLAALALRDRQPVATADILTDPRIVLPPEVRARIERGPYRAVLAVPLLVQDGVRGALSVRDRAGRAFTAEEIQLVQTFADQAAVALENARLYAEATRRQRHAEDLARLAQVVTASLELPEVLERVAGAATDLLPGAASRIWVLEGDRLVLRSEAGTQGAPGSGRKTEFAVGEGLTGYVARTRETLVVEDVLTDSRTVNAEWMREEGYVSLLCIPLPVRDRLVGVLSLLTRHHHRFSTAELQSLTSFGNQAAIAIEHAKLLQELRARQSRLETLLALSCELSRMQPLDSLLGRIAEACGALLGTDSAGFRLLEGDDLVVVGTWGQWNKALLSPRLKVGESLSGIVAVTGEPLMVSDQVNDPRLLPAHREAWRRLGFRAYLGVPVKVGARVVGVLSIQTRQVGGFSPEDLTAATAFASQAAVALENSRLLQETRRAYEELAQTQGQLTQAQKMEAVGQLAGGIAHDFNNLLTVIMGRTELLLGSLKPGDPLRQGSELIQKTAGRAADLTRQLLAFSRKQVLQPTSLDLNGVIANLEQMLGRLIGEDISLVTTLDPALGHVRADPSQIEQVIMNLVVNARDAMPQGGRLSIETTRVDLDAAYVRRHPGASPGPHMMLAVGDTGVGMPSEVQAHIFEPFFTTKGPGKGTGLGLATVYGIVKQSEGYIEVDTEPGRGTTFRIYLPRVDEASAPARPKAALAQVPHGTETILLVEDEEGVRELARDILRADGYTVLDTQHGGEALLTCERHAGPIQLMVTDAVMPQMSGRELAERLAPLRPEMKVLYMSGYTDDAVVRHGVLDLGTAFLQKPFTPDTLARKVRDVLDAPDPRPTRGNVHG
- a CDS encoding response regulator, with product MSTAETRRALILVVDDEPLVAGLMADVLAMEGHEVDMAGNGREALEKIAVRSYDLIVSDLRMPELDGVGLYRELERGQPTLLGRLVFVSGTTEPLEYASFLEATHAPVLSKPFRLEDLQRLVQRALRER
- a CDS encoding ATP-binding protein; the protein is MPPEHLPRIFNPFFTTKQPGDGRGLGLSVAHSIVTEHDGRIWAENIPEGGAVFTIDLPIGEPEPAREPLRFESRRL
- a CDS encoding M20 family metallopeptidase, which produces MSTVKDAISQAVDRLADELETLSKKIHDNPELAYQEVKACAWLSEFLGKQGFKVEQGVGGVETAFRATIETGEGPTVAILCEYNALPGIGHACGHNIIATSGAGAGAALAAVKGQLPKGRVQVIGTPAEEGGGGKIKLIKAGVFKDVDAAMMIHGFDRTLLHQDLLGIARATLEFTGKASHASADPWEGVNALDACVQTYNAVSMLRQQVRPDCRIHGIITSGGAAANIIPEYASAVFYVRAPSIDTMWDLYRRVIACAEGAAKASGCELQVTQHDSVYEPMKSSRVLLDLFKANMTSVGLKEGEPIPDRKGSSDVGNVSQVLPTIQPMIGIAPEGMAIHTRDFADAAVKPLARQGMVAAAKTMAMTTFDLLAEPARITAAKKEFTHGS